A single genomic interval of Streptomyces sp. NBC_00663 harbors:
- a CDS encoding DUF4097 family beta strand repeat-containing protein: MSEWSVSEPGKLSFDEPVRELHVRIVNGTVNVVGTDEGSARLEVSELEGPPLVVRQEGGTLTVAYDDLPWKGFLKWLDRKGWRRSAVVSLAVPATTRVELGVVGAGAVVSGIRGPSSVKGVTGDTTLVGLSGPVRADTVSGNLEAQAVTGDLRFNSVSGDLTVVEGSGSSVKADSVSGSMIVDLDPDGPTDIRLTSVSGEIAIRLPQPADADVEANTASGTISNAFDGLRVHGQWGAHKVTGRLGAGTGKLRATTVSGSIALLHRPAREDEEEAAADGGREDVRGFDAHAEHRVERVTEDRAEDHADRRVEHLVVDSEPDAGTETGPDAGPETGPDAGLEADGTTDTADPVDGPRGASGDNSGSGQGDGTDATDPTGAVHAPAPADGTTDKKVL, from the coding sequence ATGTCCGAGTGGTCCGTCTCAGAGCCCGGGAAGCTCTCGTTCGACGAGCCGGTGCGCGAGCTCCATGTACGCATCGTCAACGGAACGGTGAACGTCGTGGGGACGGACGAAGGTTCCGCCCGCCTGGAGGTCTCCGAACTGGAGGGCCCACCCCTGGTCGTGCGCCAGGAGGGCGGCACCCTCACGGTCGCCTACGACGACCTGCCCTGGAAGGGCTTCCTCAAGTGGCTCGACCGCAAGGGCTGGCGGCGCAGCGCCGTCGTGTCCCTGGCCGTGCCGGCCACCACCCGCGTCGAGCTCGGGGTGGTGGGCGCCGGGGCCGTCGTCTCCGGCATCCGCGGCCCCTCCTCCGTGAAGGGCGTCACGGGCGACACCACGCTGGTGGGCCTCTCCGGCCCGGTCCGCGCGGACACCGTCTCCGGGAACCTGGAGGCCCAGGCCGTCACCGGCGACCTGCGCTTCAACTCCGTCTCCGGCGACCTCACCGTCGTCGAGGGGTCGGGCTCCTCCGTCAAGGCCGACTCGGTCAGCGGTTCGATGATCGTGGACCTCGACCCCGACGGCCCCACCGACATCCGGCTGACCAGCGTCTCGGGCGAGATCGCCATCCGGCTGCCCCAGCCGGCCGACGCCGACGTCGAGGCCAACACCGCCAGCGGCACCATCTCCAACGCCTTCGACGGCCTCCGGGTCCACGGCCAGTGGGGCGCCCACAAGGTCACCGGCCGCCTCGGCGCCGGCACCGGCAAGCTCCGCGCGACCACGGTCTCCGGCTCGATCGCCCTGCTGCACCGGCCGGCCCGGGAGGACGAGGAGGAGGCGGCGGCGGACGGGGGCCGGGAGGACGTGCGCGGTTTCGACGCCCACGCGGAGCACCGGGTGGAGCGCGTGACGGAGGACCGCGCGGAGGATCACGCCGACCGCAGGGTGGAGCATCTGGTGGTGGACTCGGAACCGGACGCCGGGACGGAGACCGGGCCGGATGCCGGGCCGGAGACCGGGCCGGATGCCGGACTGGAGGCCGACGGCACGACGGACACCGCCGACCCGGTGGACGGCCCACGGGGCGCCTCGGGGGACAATTCCGGTTCCGGCCAGGGTGACGGCACGGACGCCACCGACCCCACCGGCGCCGTCCACGCCCCCGCCCCGGCCGACGGCACGACCGACAAGAAGGTGCTCTGA
- a CDS encoding AAA family ATPase, with protein sequence MNDWRIYRGAGQPHDGLRQLPAPPPWRDFAAARDGGEGGPEDPSSARRLGVQRRLVENYAPRPAEVDAVNAALYLRRPLLVTGNPGTGKSTLAYAIAHELGLGRVLRWPIVSRTALQDGLYRYDAIGRLQDVQLERAQGTESPAATASGIGSYLRLGPLGTALLPAERPRVLLIDELDKSDLDLPNDLLNTLEEGEFGIPELERLADREPAVDVLTDDGERVAVHGGRIACAAFPVIVLTSNGERDFPAPLLRRCVQLELEPPGEEQLTAMVEAHLGAEGAAAGRDLIARFLARDPGEVVAADQLLNALFLTQHTPHAERLTRERIADMLMQPLDRSR encoded by the coding sequence GTGAACGACTGGCGGATCTACCGTGGTGCGGGGCAACCGCACGACGGTCTGCGGCAGTTACCCGCACCCCCGCCCTGGCGGGATTTCGCGGCGGCGCGCGACGGCGGCGAGGGCGGCCCGGAGGACCCCAGCAGCGCCCGCCGGCTCGGCGTCCAGCGCCGGCTCGTGGAGAACTACGCCCCCCGCCCCGCCGAGGTCGACGCCGTCAACGCGGCCCTCTACCTGCGCCGCCCGCTCCTGGTCACCGGCAACCCCGGCACCGGCAAGTCCACCCTCGCCTACGCGATCGCCCACGAACTGGGCCTGGGCCGCGTGCTGCGCTGGCCGATCGTCAGCCGTACCGCCCTCCAGGACGGCCTCTACCGCTACGACGCCATCGGCCGCCTCCAGGACGTCCAACTGGAGCGCGCCCAGGGCACGGAGAGCCCCGCGGCGACCGCGTCCGGCATCGGCTCCTACCTCCGCCTCGGCCCGCTCGGCACCGCGCTGCTGCCCGCCGAACGGCCCCGCGTCCTGCTCATCGACGAACTGGACAAGAGCGACCTCGATCTCCCCAACGACCTGCTGAACACCCTGGAGGAAGGCGAGTTCGGCATTCCCGAGCTGGAACGCCTCGCGGACCGCGAACCCGCCGTCGACGTCCTCACCGACGACGGCGAGCGGGTGGCCGTGCACGGCGGCCGGATCGCCTGCGCCGCCTTCCCGGTGATCGTGCTGACGTCCAACGGGGAACGGGACTTCCCCGCACCCCTGTTGCGCAGGTGTGTCCAGCTGGAGCTGGAGCCGCCCGGCGAGGAACAGCTCACCGCCATGGTCGAGGCGCACCTCGGCGCCGAGGGCGCCGCCGCCGGACGCGATCTGATCGCCCGGTTCCTCGCCCGCGACCCGGGCGAAGTGGTGGCCGCCGACCAACTCCTCAACGCCCTCTTCCTCACCCAGCACACCCCGCACGCGGAACGCCTCACCCGGGAGCGGATCGCGGACATGCTCATGCAGCCGCTCGACCGTTCGAGGTGA
- a CDS encoding DUF6104 family protein, with protein MYFTDRGIEELEKRRGEEEVTFEWLAEQLRTFVDLNPDFEVPVERLATWLARLEDEDDE; from the coding sequence ATGTACTTCACCGACCGCGGCATCGAGGAACTGGAGAAGCGGCGCGGCGAGGAAGAGGTCACCTTCGAGTGGCTTGCCGAGCAGCTGCGGACGTTCGTCGATCTCAACCCCGACTTCGAGGTGCCGGTCGAGCGGCTCGCGACCTGGCTGGCCCGTCTCGAGGACGAGGACGACGAGTAG
- a CDS encoding VMAP-C domain-containing protein, translating to MSSLEAMVRPTLARIVACGDGYAPDGDGYWGSGFFVAPGWLLTCAHVVGEGGAAVMREGGPVGVSWQGGTTTGQVILAKPGHEALRGGRGSWKFPDIALVRVREADDARCVWLSDRAPALHASVSLHGWSLETGDLGVRYGTGQISGVDGKALLLSGALPVGGLSGGPVLDRRSGAVIGMNKGRGEHEGAAVPITALRELFDLAGGDVLHTVVREHDRHHLRRFTESPATAWTTAQTELHRSGVPGVDPALRVRLYGYFAELRPPTGPGPVLDLVGRVKATVTGEDNHPLLLHDPQTWREGAGLLHGLRDRSGSRSSADVELDAVLLYAAHVARRAAGQDARLLRAFAGWITEQAERHAYWPVGEAIRALLTDLAGAPDPAATALGTAGAPDPAATALASVAVPEATAAPATRIDVLVRIGDIQYGDRYPWSVQLLYDGQVVTPVDGDDIGVPLGQLEESVRGALAKALSLGDHDEHLAAVEVFLPRRLFDLPVDEWQLTPPGAADDDSDALDEQSMPIGLRRTVVVRAQHRNTRPPSPEWRRRRRGVARGPLTAVPLRAEAAAEGHVPGAHREGALAVYGRLGGADDACVPVHCGPVGSGDGLEAMGRALLAGHAVAVWRRDAHQPEECAAFHAQAARLLESAGRADGLARHVRELRIRLSDPDTARTQGLKGRIAVLLDPPDRPRHGTEPMHPPALAGPEL from the coding sequence TTGAGCTCCCTCGAGGCGATGGTGCGCCCCACGCTCGCACGAATCGTGGCGTGCGGTGACGGGTATGCACCTGACGGTGACGGCTACTGGGGCAGTGGTTTCTTCGTCGCACCAGGTTGGCTGCTGACCTGTGCGCATGTCGTGGGGGAGGGGGGAGCGGCCGTGATGCGAGAGGGCGGCCCGGTCGGTGTCAGCTGGCAGGGCGGCACCACCACCGGCCAGGTGATCCTCGCCAAGCCCGGCCACGAGGCGCTTCGCGGCGGGCGCGGCTCCTGGAAGTTCCCGGACATCGCCCTGGTCAGGGTGCGCGAAGCCGATGACGCGCGGTGCGTGTGGCTGAGCGACCGGGCACCGGCGCTGCACGCGAGCGTCAGTCTGCACGGCTGGTCGCTGGAGACCGGTGACCTCGGCGTCCGCTACGGCACCGGACAGATCAGCGGGGTGGACGGCAAGGCGCTGCTGCTCAGCGGTGCCCTGCCGGTCGGCGGGCTGTCCGGGGGGCCGGTGCTCGACCGGCGGTCCGGCGCCGTCATCGGCATGAACAAGGGACGCGGGGAGCACGAGGGAGCCGCGGTCCCGATCACCGCCCTGCGCGAACTGTTCGACCTGGCCGGCGGTGACGTCCTGCACACGGTGGTGCGTGAGCACGACCGCCACCATCTGCGGCGCTTCACCGAGTCACCCGCCACCGCCTGGACCACGGCGCAGACCGAACTCCACCGCTCCGGGGTTCCCGGCGTCGACCCCGCCCTGCGGGTCCGCCTCTATGGGTACTTCGCGGAACTCCGCCCGCCCACCGGGCCGGGCCCGGTCCTGGACCTCGTCGGCCGGGTCAAGGCCACGGTGACCGGCGAGGACAACCACCCGCTCCTGCTGCACGATCCGCAGACCTGGCGCGAGGGCGCGGGCCTGTTGCACGGCCTGCGCGACCGCAGCGGCAGCCGCAGCAGTGCCGACGTCGAACTCGACGCCGTACTCCTGTACGCGGCGCACGTGGCCCGGCGCGCGGCCGGACAGGACGCCCGGCTGCTGCGGGCGTTCGCCGGCTGGATCACCGAACAGGCCGAGCGGCACGCCTACTGGCCTGTCGGCGAGGCGATCCGCGCCCTCCTGACGGACCTCGCCGGGGCTCCCGACCCGGCCGCCACGGCCCTCGGAACCGCCGGCGCTCCCGACCCGGCCGCCACGGCCCTCGCGAGCGTCGCCGTCCCCGAGGCCACGGCGGCGCCGGCGACCCGGATCGACGTCCTCGTACGGATCGGCGACATCCAGTACGGCGACCGCTATCCATGGAGCGTCCAACTCCTCTACGACGGCCAGGTCGTCACCCCCGTCGACGGCGACGACATCGGGGTGCCGCTCGGGCAGCTGGAGGAGTCCGTGCGCGGGGCGCTGGCGAAGGCCCTCAGCCTCGGCGACCACGACGAACACCTCGCCGCCGTCGAGGTGTTCCTGCCGCGCCGCCTGTTCGACCTGCCGGTCGACGAGTGGCAGCTCACCCCGCCCGGCGCGGCGGACGACGACTCCGACGCGCTCGACGAACAGTCCATGCCCATCGGTCTGCGCAGGACGGTCGTCGTGCGCGCCCAGCACCGCAACACCCGGCCGCCCAGCCCCGAATGGCGCCGCCGCCGGCGCGGCGTGGCGCGCGGCCCGCTGACCGCCGTACCCCTGCGGGCCGAGGCGGCGGCGGAGGGCCATGTGCCCGGCGCGCACCGGGAGGGCGCGCTGGCGGTGTACGGCCGGCTGGGCGGCGCGGACGACGCGTGCGTGCCGGTGCACTGCGGGCCCGTGGGCAGCGGTGACGGCCTGGAGGCCATGGGGCGCGCGCTGCTCGCCGGGCACGCCGTCGCGGTGTGGCGGCGGGACGCCCACCAGCCGGAGGAGTGCGCGGCGTTCCACGCGCAGGCCGCCCGGCTGCTGGAGTCGGCGGGCCGGGCGGACGGTCTCGCCCGCCACGTACGGGAGTTGCGCATCCGGCTGTCCGATCCCGACACCGCCCGGACACAAGGGCTCAAGGGCAGGATCGCCGTACTCCTGGACCCGCCCGACCGGCCCCGCCACGGAACCGAGCCCATGCACCCCCCGGCCCTGGCCGGACCCGAGCTCTGA
- a CDS encoding CU044_2847 family protein, which translates to MGGGIERIRLDDGTVVWARIGAADGAASHGGGFRDTGAGERISSLAGGLAGTVGGVVRSLRAGLETTAPVEVSVTFGIELSAQAGRVVSAIAGAGGQTSLTVSLTWTEPAHEGTGHDPGQGSGGTPGPSPATGG; encoded by the coding sequence GTGGGTGGAGGGATCGAACGGATAAGGCTCGACGACGGAACCGTCGTATGGGCCAGAATCGGCGCGGCGGACGGCGCCGCGTCGCACGGGGGCGGTTTCCGGGACACCGGCGCCGGAGAGCGGATCTCCTCGCTCGCGGGCGGGCTCGCCGGCACCGTCGGCGGAGTCGTGCGCTCCCTGCGCGCCGGGCTGGAGACCACGGCACCCGTGGAGGTGTCCGTCACCTTCGGCATCGAGCTGTCGGCGCAGGCCGGCCGGGTCGTGAGCGCCATCGCGGGAGCGGGCGGCCAGACCTCCCTGACGGTGTCGCTGACCTGGACGGAGCCCGCCCACGAAGGCACCGGACACGATCCGGGGCAGGGGAGCGGCGGTACCCCCGGACCCTCGCCCGCCACCGGCGGATGA
- a CDS encoding SAV_2336 N-terminal domain-related protein, with amino-acid sequence MQGTHLDELIARLRRAGLDLSAEEVADAVWLARWLDRSAPRDAPQGPLPPPPAPGPPGPDTPAPRPAGADGPDTPGTGPDTRAGAVPLHTAGAGPRQRATGGSRPAFPVRAPAATALPGLLGLEKALRALGRYRAASAAPQDERIDEEATAQHAAASGVLLPVLRPDRHHRCDIQLLMDTGPAMSVWGQMVEELRQACQQSGAFASVRVHQLYDDGSGTPLVGTTAGPGRHTRLRGADELHDPTGRRLTLVISDCVGPLWQHGGAQRLLHRWPRTSPLAVVQPLPPRLWARTALPAEPGVLRRPAELGGRLAFAPDEDPWDEPAAYARPVPVLQPTPEAFEAWARLLSGTGPTSERAWAAWTTPDAVRQEAGPAPVRRSDDDLLRAFRAGASPGALRLAVYLAAAPLTLPVMQLVQRAMLPDTGPMELAEVLLGGLLRRLPGPGDQPCFSYPGRVQDLLLGDLEQETAGLVLKHCSAYVERHFGKGTRNFAALAAARLADHDPAAAAPAGENDGPPDAEGSVEAELFARIPARVLRFYQPDLVTPEPLDEAARLLGQWRTLGDPAVLHRAREQAEAAVRAPVPAEDEGVRARLVLARVLRAEAGTVAARVGERRTELLRAAVAELATAHGAAPDDSAEQAETALELAAARHELWQLTDEADQLSAALDVLAPDLPPWPTAARRAGAPDEPVPASWPVTAHRSRLLRRGRLLLDLARPGEAVPELREACALLDREGAPAAVRSPALLDLVRALRAAGAENAETRDTLLRAEQAAAGEPGLLQPCYAARAMFLDATGAPGEADEAYEKAAMLAPADSPRRGELLAAWGESLLRRASRGDGEGLVDRAENVLREALKTLPARSSERGRLQALVASALAQRFRHLGFLPDLFESRHLLGQAVRVAADAGVRAEAWLQLGRVRLEGWYRAGAPVLVEALQAYENAEREAHLAHGADPGSVTAARARHGCGAVLTLMGRSSAGWAAYRAARERWQRLVGALREVDWADVELSRHKGEYPDEDRAPAALGRGMSEAQWQAMAPPWWPWTEGWGNSADRDRS; translated from the coding sequence ATGCAGGGGACGCATCTGGACGAACTGATCGCCCGGCTGCGCCGCGCGGGCCTCGACCTGTCCGCGGAGGAGGTGGCGGACGCGGTGTGGCTGGCCCGGTGGCTGGACCGGTCGGCGCCCCGCGACGCCCCGCAGGGCCCCCTGCCCCCACCGCCCGCCCCCGGCCCGCCCGGACCGGACACGCCCGCACCGCGGCCCGCCGGCGCCGACGGGCCGGACACCCCCGGAACCGGCCCGGACACCCGGGCGGGCGCCGTACCCCTGCACACGGCGGGCGCCGGCCCGCGGCAGCGCGCCACGGGCGGCAGCCGGCCCGCCTTCCCGGTGCGCGCTCCCGCGGCCACCGCGCTGCCCGGACTGCTCGGCCTGGAGAAGGCCCTGCGCGCGCTCGGCCGCTACCGGGCGGCCTCCGCGGCCCCCCAGGACGAGCGGATCGACGAGGAGGCGACCGCCCAGCACGCGGCCGCCAGCGGCGTACTGCTGCCCGTGCTGCGCCCCGACCGCCACCACCGCTGTGACATCCAGCTCCTCATGGACACCGGCCCCGCCATGTCCGTGTGGGGGCAGATGGTCGAGGAACTGCGGCAGGCCTGCCAGCAGTCGGGCGCCTTCGCCTCCGTCCGGGTCCACCAGCTCTACGACGACGGATCCGGGACCCCGCTCGTCGGCACCACCGCGGGCCCCGGCCGGCACACCCGGCTGCGCGGCGCCGACGAACTCCACGACCCCACCGGCCGCCGTCTCACCCTGGTGATCAGCGACTGCGTGGGACCCCTGTGGCAGCACGGCGGCGCCCAACGCCTGCTGCACCGCTGGCCGCGTACCTCCCCGCTCGCCGTCGTCCAGCCGCTGCCGCCGCGCCTGTGGGCCCGTACCGCACTTCCCGCCGAACCCGGAGTGCTGCGCAGGCCCGCCGAACTCGGCGGCCGGCTCGCCTTCGCACCCGACGAGGACCCCTGGGACGAACCCGCCGCCTACGCCCGCCCGGTGCCGGTGCTGCAACCGACCCCCGAGGCCTTCGAGGCCTGGGCCCGGCTGCTGTCCGGCACCGGCCCCACCAGCGAGCGCGCCTGGGCCGCCTGGACCACCCCCGACGCCGTACGGCAGGAAGCGGGTCCCGCGCCCGTGCGGCGCTCCGACGACGACCTGCTGCGCGCCTTCCGGGCCGGCGCCTCACCCGGCGCCCTCCGTCTCGCCGTCTACCTCGCCGCGGCCCCCCTCACCCTGCCCGTCATGCAGCTCGTCCAGCGCGCCATGCTCCCCGACACCGGCCCCATGGAACTGGCCGAGGTGCTCCTGGGCGGCCTCCTGCGCCGGCTGCCCGGCCCCGGCGACCAGCCCTGCTTCAGCTATCCGGGACGCGTACAGGACCTGCTCCTGGGCGACCTGGAGCAGGAGACGGCCGGACTGGTGCTCAAGCACTGCTCCGCCTACGTGGAACGCCACTTCGGCAAGGGCACCCGCAACTTCGCCGCCCTCGCCGCCGCCCGCCTCGCCGACCACGACCCGGCCGCCGCCGCCCCGGCCGGCGAGAACGACGGCCCGCCGGACGCCGAAGGCAGCGTCGAGGCCGAGCTGTTCGCCCGTATCCCGGCCCGGGTCCTGCGCTTCTACCAACCCGACCTGGTGACACCCGAACCCCTCGACGAGGCAGCCCGACTGCTCGGCCAGTGGCGCACCCTCGGCGACCCGGCGGTCCTGCACCGCGCCAGGGAACAGGCCGAGGCCGCCGTACGGGCCCCCGTGCCGGCCGAGGACGAGGGCGTACGGGCCCGACTGGTCCTCGCCCGGGTGCTGCGCGCCGAGGCGGGCACCGTCGCGGCACGGGTGGGGGAGCGGCGGACGGAGCTGCTGCGGGCCGCCGTGGCCGAACTCGCCACCGCCCACGGCGCGGCACCCGACGACAGCGCCGAACAGGCCGAGACGGCACTGGAACTGGCCGCCGCCAGGCACGAGTTGTGGCAGCTCACCGACGAAGCCGACCAGCTGTCCGCGGCGCTCGACGTGCTGGCACCCGACCTGCCGCCCTGGCCGACGGCGGCCCGCCGGGCCGGCGCCCCGGACGAACCCGTGCCCGCGTCCTGGCCGGTCACCGCCCACCGCTCACGGCTGCTGCGCCGCGGGCGCCTCCTGCTCGACCTGGCGCGCCCCGGCGAGGCCGTCCCCGAACTGCGGGAAGCCTGCGCCCTGTTGGACCGCGAGGGCGCCCCCGCCGCGGTCCGCAGCCCGGCCCTGCTCGACCTGGTACGGGCGCTGCGCGCCGCCGGGGCCGAGAACGCCGAGACGCGCGACACCCTGCTGCGGGCCGAGCAGGCCGCCGCGGGCGAACCCGGCCTCCTCCAGCCCTGCTACGCCGCCCGGGCCATGTTCCTCGACGCGACCGGCGCGCCCGGGGAGGCGGACGAGGCGTACGAGAAGGCCGCGATGCTCGCCCCCGCCGACAGCCCCCGGCGCGGTGAACTCCTCGCCGCCTGGGGGGAGTCGCTGCTGCGGCGCGCCTCGCGGGGGGACGGCGAAGGGCTCGTGGACCGCGCGGAGAACGTCCTGCGCGAGGCACTGAAGACGCTCCCCGCCCGCTCCTCCGAGCGCGGCCGGCTCCAGGCCCTGGTCGCCAGCGCACTGGCCCAGCGCTTTCGCCATCTCGGCTTCCTGCCCGACCTGTTCGAGAGCCGTCACCTCCTCGGCCAGGCGGTCCGTGTCGCCGCCGACGCCGGCGTCCGGGCCGAGGCCTGGCTCCAGTTGGGCCGCGTCCGCCTCGAAGGCTGGTACCGCGCCGGGGCACCCGTGCTGGTCGAGGCGCTCCAGGCGTACGAGAACGCCGAGCGCGAGGCCCACCTCGCCCACGGCGCCGACCCCGGTTCGGTCACCGCCGCCCGGGCCCGGCACGGATGCGGGGCGGTGCTGACGCTCATGGGGCGGTCCAGCGCCGGGTGGGCGGCCTATCGTGCGGCCCGGGAACGGTGGCAGCGGCTGGTGGGGGCGTTGCGGGAGGTCGACTGGGCCGACGTGGAACTCTCCCGTCACAAGGGCGAATACCCGGACGAGGACCGGGCCCCCGCCGCTCTCGGCCGGGGGATGTCGGAGGCGCAGTGGCAGGCGATGGCGCCGCCGTGGTGGCCGTGGACGGAGGGGTGGGGCAACTCGGCTGATCGTGACCGGAGTTGA